In the Oncorhynchus gorbuscha isolate QuinsamMale2020 ecotype Even-year linkage group LG05, OgorEven_v1.0, whole genome shotgun sequence genome, one interval contains:
- the LOC124036353 gene encoding UPF0561 protein C2orf68 homolog, which translates to MEILRDDEEQELKYKRTGRLDMSHGFLHHIRRNQIARDDYDKQVKQANEHQRPRHTTTSRLPRRPDIQVYHPRRGNGSQPGVGAETEEWNESGSSTEPETHGTELFWLDYQADSGHVTSYIVLKEDKPERVVERVAEENVLDSTMRMALQARLRKEMDKRRNKR; encoded by the exons ATGGAGATTTTGCGGGATGATGAAGAACAAGAGCTCAAATATAAACGTACGGGTCGTTTGGACATGAGCCACGGTTTCTTACACCACATTCGAAGGAACCAGATTGCCAG AGATGACTATGATAAGCAGGTGAAGCAGGCCAATGAGCATCAGAGGCCCAGGCACACCACTACCTCCCGACTCCCCCGACGACCAGACATCCAAGTGTACCATCCTCGACGTGGAA ATGGATCTCAGCCAGGAGTGGGTGCAGAGACTGAGGAGTGGAATGAGAGTGGATCCAGTACAGAGCCAGAGACTCATGGAACTGAGCTCTTCTGGCTGGACTACCAGGCTGACTCTGGTCATGTCACCTCCTACATCGTACTCAAG GAGGATAAGCCAGAAAGGGTGGTGGAGCGCGTAGCGGAGGAGAATGTTCTGGACTCCACCATGAGGATGGCACTGCAGGCCCGGCTTCGAAAAGAAATGGATAAACGGCGGAACAAACGCTAA
- the LOC124036352 gene encoding U4/U6.U5 tri-snRNP-associated protein 2-like codes for MVSVKREREIDLEDDEVPVKIGRSSEDRRSRHCPYLDTINRSVLDFDFEKLCSISLSHINVYACLICGKYFQGRGLKSHAYTHSVQFTHHVFLNLHTLKFYCLPDNYEIIDSSLEDITYVLKPTFTRQHISGLDKQGKLYRAYDGTTYLPGIVGLNNIKANDYANVVLQALSNVPPLRNYFLEEENYCGIRRPPGDIMFLLVQRFGELMRKLWNPRNFKAHVSPHEMLQAVVLCSKKNFQITKQGDAVDFLSWFMNALHGALGGTKKKPSSLTKVFQGSMRIFSKKLPHPDLPPEEKVALLLKEEYQEEMSDTTFLFLTLDLPTAPLYKDEKEQLIIPQVPLFNILAKFNGNTEKEYKTYKENFLKRFQLLKLPPYLIFCIKRFTKNNFFVEKNPTIVNFPITNVDLREYLTEEAQVTEKNTTYDLVANVVHDGKPTEGAYRIHVLHHGTGKWYELQDLQVTDILPQMITLSEAYIQIWKRRESEDDTTNHTGA; via the exons ATGGTATCTGTAAAACGGGAGCGAGAAATTGACTTGGAAGACGATGAAG TACCTGTGAAAATTGGCCGTTCGTCCGAGGACCGCAGAAGTCGCCATTGTCCCTACCTCGACACAATCAATAG GAGTGTACTGGACTTCGATTTTGAGAAGCTATGCTCCATTTCCCTCTCCCACATCAATGTATACGCCTGTCTCATCTGTGGGAAATACTTCCAAG GTAGAGGTCTGAAGTCCCATGCCTACACTCACAGTGTGCAGTTCACCCACCATGTGTTCCTCAATCTGCACACCCTCAAGTTCTACTGTCTACCAGATAACTACGAGATCATTGACTCATCGTTGGAAGACATCACG TATGTACTGAAGCCCACATTCACCAGACAGCACATCTCTGGATTGGATAAGCAGGGAAAGCTGTATCGAGCCTATGATGGCACCACCTATCTGCCTGGCATTGTAGGGCTCAACAACATCAAGGCTAATGACTACGCTAATGTGGTGCTGCAG GCCCTGTCCAATGTGCCCCCACTGCGAAACTACTTTTTGGAAGAGGAGAATTACTGCGGCATCCGTAGGCCGCCGGGTGACATCATGTTCCTGCTGGTGCAGCGATTCGGTGAGCTGATGCGCAAGCTGTGGAACCCACGGAACTTCAAGGCCCATGTGTCGCCCCACGAGATGTTGCAGGCCGTAGTGCTGTGCAGCAAGAAGAACTTCCAGATCACCAAGCAAG GGGATGCTGTGGACTTCCTGTCATGGTTCATGAATGCTCTGCACGGCGCACTGGGAGGAACCAAGAAGAAACCCT CAAGCCTTACCAAAGTGTTCCAGGGTTCCATGCGTATCTTCTCCAAGAAGCTTCCTCACCCCGATTTG ccaCCAGAAGAGAAGGTGGCTCTGCTTCTGAAGGAGGAGTACCAGGAGGAGATGTCTGACACCACTTTCCTCTTCTTGACCCTTGACCTCCCCACAGCTCCGCTGTACAAGGATGAGAAGGAGCAGCTCATCATCCCACAGGTCCCCCTCTTCAACATCCTGGCCAAGTTCAATGGCAACACAGAGAAG GAGTATAAAACATACAAAGAGAATTTCCTCAAGAGGTTCCAGTTGCTCAAGTTGCCCCCCTATCTCATCTTCTGCATCAAGAGGTTTACCAAGAACAatttctttgtggagaagaaccCCACCATTGTCAACTTCCCCATCAC GAACGTAGACCTTCGTGAGTATCTGACAGAGGAAGCACAGGTCACAGAGAAGAACACAACCTATGACCTGGTGGCCAATGTGGTGCATGATGGGAAGCCCACTGAGGGGGCATACAGAATACATGTCCTGCATCAT GGCACTGGAAAGTGGTACGAGCTCCAGGACCTGCAGGTGACAGATATCCTGCCCCAGATGATCACACTGTCAGAGGCTTACATTCAG ATTTGGAAAAGAAGAGAGAGCGAAGATGACACAACTAACCACACTGGGGCATGA